From a single Miscanthus floridulus cultivar M001 chromosome 8, ASM1932011v1, whole genome shotgun sequence genomic region:
- the LOC136471493 gene encoding uncharacterized protein — translation MAPNGESPAMTTVAPLLATIIGSFGSGEHRRQQMVPSCHELRSCVAGGDHDKELELMLSPDDDASPRDAGATARSASAAAEVEDAECECCGMSEECTPSYIAAVRRRFSGRWVCGLCAEAVAEEAAKNGGDRGAALAAHMAVCRRFNGFGRTHPALFQADAVIDIVRKLSAGSGPRSPTKSSAAAGTRVVIGEGAKTAAVDGMALIAGVRNDQVVTN, via the coding sequence ATGGCACCAAATGGAGAATCACCGGCCATGACCACCGTGGCGCCGCTCTTGGCGACGATCATCGGCAGCTTCGGCAGCGGCGAGCACAGGCGGCAGCAGATGGTCCCGTCGTGCCACGAGCTCCGCAGCTGCGTCGCGGGCGGCGACCACGACAAGGAACTGGAGCTGATGCTcagccccgacgacgacgccagccCGCGGGACGCCGGCGCCACGGCGCGCtcggcctcggcggcggcggaggtggaggacgcggAGTGCGAGTGCTGCGGCATGTCGGAGGAGTGCACCCCGTCGTACATCGCCGCGGTGCGCCGCCGCTTCTCGGGCCGCTGGGTGTGCGGCCTGTGCGCCGAGGCCGTGGCCGAGGAGGCCGCCAAGAACGGTGGCGACCGCGGCGCCGCGCTGGCGGCGCACATGGCCGTGTGCCGCCGGTTCAACGGCTTCGGGAGGACGCATCCCGCGCTGTTCCAGGCCGACGCCGTCATTGACATCGTGAGGAAGCTCTCGGCGGGGTCGGGCCCAAGGTCGCCGACGAAGTCTAGCGCTGCTGCTGGCACGAGGGTCGTCATCGGTGAAGGTGCCAAGACCGCCGCCGTCGACGGCATGGCGCTCATTGCCGGCGTACGCAATGATCAGGTGGTCACCAACTAG